CTATTTGATAACGAACCTGATGTGGTAATTGTACTTGGATATTTCACCTTAATGTTTGGGTTAACAGTTGAGGAACCAATTTGTTTACCTTTATTAGTGTTATTACCACCAATAGCACGTAATTTATCCggatttaaaattgaagatgTTGTTGTGGAATTAGATTTTGTGGTTGTACTACTGACCTTTGATGCCTTAGTCACGGTAGTCCATGCAGATGATCCATTAGTTGCACTTACCGTGTTAGAACCGAGAGTAGGTAAGGCTTTGGTTGAGGGTTTCTTGTTACGTTGAGCAGCAGCCCATAACTTCTTTTGCTCTTCAATGAAGCTTTCATCATCCCATTCATCCAATTTAGTTGTGGCAAGAGTATCTTTGTTACCAGCTACTCTGGAAGTTGCCTGAGCGGACTCTTTCttcttattattcaatGTAGGACTGTTGTTAATTGATGAAGTAGTAGTTGGACTTGCCTTTGGgctatttaattttgatttaatatcaaCATTTATTGGTTGCGGAGTTGGCTTAGTTGCCCAAGTCAATGCAGGAGTAGACTGTTGTTGTAAACtgtcattattaaaagttaaGATTTCAGATTGGGCCTTTAATGcaaaattcaaatctttAGTGTTCTTCATCTTAATCTTTTTAGCCTCATCTTGTTTAACGCTTTTAATCATTTCAGCAATGTTTGGAACAACGACATCATCACGAGAATTGGCTTTATTAGCCCATGGAGCTTCAGCAATAGAAGCTTCTGTAAATTCCATCGTTTTCCTTTCCCTTTCAGCATCAATAGCCAACTGTTGttgtttcttcttttcttgttgtaactctttttccttttcccttttcaatttcatttcattttgtaattttttcttgtcctgttcttctttttccttttcttgttgttttactattttctgtttcttttcaaactcttttttctctttctcCTTTTGTTTctgtaattttttcaacttcttagcttcttcttttttcttcaattctTGTTCATGTATAGTTTGctcttctaataattttcttgcAATTTCATCAGCTTTTTCTTGACGTTTACGTTCTAATTCAAGCTTTTGTTCTTCTTTAGAGAATGATCCAATCAAAGCATCAGGGTTAATTTCAGGTTCACTCAATGGGATTGGTGTTTCCTTTTTAACAGTAGAATTCTCTAGTTTTTTAGTAATAGGAGAAACTTCCTTGTTTAAAGGAGTTGAAGATTTTGTTTCTTTGTGCATAGTCTGAACTGGAGCAGGTGAGGTTGGACTTACAGGTGATTTAGGTTTAgggaaaataaaagaatcaggtaataattctttatttaatctTGATACTGGGATTCTAACGGTGGTTTGTTTATAGTACCCACCatcatcaaattttaaatttaacagTTCTTCATAGATATAATCTTTACTATGAATATTAGCAACCACCCCATCTggtaatttttcttcattcaCATCTTGCTTTGGAATTAAtgcatttttattattagtgcTATTATCCAACGTTTTAATTTCaggaaattgaaattgttgTGGAATTGGATTAGCTGCAGGTGTACCTTGTAAagattgttgttgttgagcAATAAAAAGCGAGACTAAGTTATCGAATCTCAAGAATggattttgaaaatcatTTACTTTTGAAATCAATTCTGCTAATGTAATAAATtgatcattaatattaaacgGTTCAGGAGATGTGTTCAATCTTGTGATTTGTAAAGCTGGTTGGAAATACCCTTGAACGTACCAAGATCCCATTGTATTTGTAGTAAAAGGCCCATGCAAAGTAGAAGAAGTATCAAAATACTTCCATTGTGATTCTACCATAGGATGTAAATTTAATGGTGGTAACGCCGGAACAGTTGATAATGGAGTTTGAGGATGAATCAGCATTGGGTTGAACTGTTGTTGCGAAGTAATACCAACCGTAGAGTTTGACGATGTGGTTAATGCTGATAATGAAGGACTACTTAAAGCCGGATGGATATCATTAGGTTTTCTTTGATGGATTGCAttagtagtattattagtagtattattattaagcGGGTCGATACCATTCCaatttaaagatgatgTCGGTATAGTTGGTGTATTTGTTGATGTCGTATTCTGAGAAGCCAAAAGACTATTGGAGATGTTTTGATTACTACTAGTCAAATTGGTATGTGACATAAAGGGAGAAGAAGTCCTGGGAATACCAAACGAATCCAACAGAGATGTAGTTCTACTTAGTGGCATGGTGATGTTAATTTGACCTTGTTTATTTAAGGGGGTTGAAATTTGACTTGTTGCAGTCGTAGCAGCAGTGGTgtttgtattattagttgtaGCATTGTTATctagtttaatatttcGTGTGTTTGCAGCAGATTGATTAGTTGTATTtagattttgaaattgaaaattcatagaattgaattgatcattaaaattggaTTGAAAAGTCATGgtgaaaagtatttaagCGTCTGAATCTGTGTTGGTTagttgatatattttttctcttttattattataattattattttttttgtttcagTTTTAGgattttaacaaaaaaaaaatttaggGTTTTgctaattatatataagttTGTAAAGTcttttttggaaaataaagCTCTGATATTGTTATCGATAAAGTCTGAATGTAGTTTGAGTATTAAATcgataatgaagaataaATGGTTCTCTTGataaatggaaaaaattgaaaaaaaaaaacagcaGCTGAATTAAGGTtgattatgaaaaaaaaggaaactaacaaaaaaaaaatttttttttgggtACAGTCTTGAATAAGatttatattctatttaccaaaaaaatatcttccCTTATAAGCAAAAAAATGAGATATACTTTGAATAATCAATTGGttgatatttaaatactaggaaaaaaaaaaaattaaattgaaaataaagaaaatcttttaattggtAAAGGAACAAAAAAACGTAGAAAAGCCTTTTCTCAAATAAAACTCGATTTGCttaaattctaatttgGAACTCAACTTTTGATGCATTTTTTACAAGCGAAAAATTTTTGAGAAAATGAGAAACGAAAAAAACGGGCTGGTTTAACAGAGAAAAAAAGCTACCGTTACAAATGACAATTTGTCTAAGTTAGGAAAAATACAGCAAACAGGGCGGCTAAAACAAAAGgttttaatgataataaagttGTTTCATATCTCGTAGAAGATGAAATAGATACTGTTAAGAAAGAGAAATGTGAGTTATTTAGAGATGTATGCATAGGCAGTAcgtgtgtgtgtgtgttGGTGTTGGTGTGTGTATATATGGATTATGTAGTATGAAAGTTGTGTAGGAACAGGTTCAGATTCCCACGTTATGTTCGATCTTGGAATGCATATCTGAACCACCTAGCATTGAGATATCGCTGCCATTGAAGCCGTCAGTATATATGTCTTCCCAATCGATAGAGCAATCTTTATTTAGTAGGATATCTTTGTGGATATTTTGTGCATTGTTGTTTAGAGGATTGAAATGAGTGTTTTCGACCAATTTCAAGTCcattatctttttcattGGTTCTGAGATACCAAATATTTGACGGTACTGGTTCATTTGACGGTTAAATTGTGTATCTTCCCAATTGTTTAATCTTGCTTCCAATGGATGACGATCGTTCAATTGAGTAGTCAATGGAACAGCACCACCTTGGTTATCACGTAATCTATCTGGCAATGAGAATAATTTAGCAGCAGTTTGTTCTTTGGTAGtttgtttatttgattCAGTAGTCGAAGTCGAGTTAATACTTgacaaattattattttgaggtacaatattcatatttaatGACATGGttgtttgaatttttttcgtGAGTTGGTGCTTGAAAGGTGTAATCTAGTGCTTACGGAAGTGCAATAAGTtctaatattctttttttttattttaaaggTTAGATTATGTCttaaaatctaataaatcttAATTTTCCACTTTTAGAGTTTGCCACCGCCGAATCTCCCTAGCTAGAAGCACGTGCAATGCACGtgatatataaaattgtaAGCTATTTAATAACATATCGTAGAAATAAAGGTCTAGAAGTTATCAGTTGCTATTATTTAAGAAGATATTATGCTTTGTCATTTGTTTTTGCTTCTTTGttcttttgaatttctgCGACTAGTTCTAtctcttttaaaataaactatatatacacacaaataaaaaaaaaaaaaaaatatgaaaaatataattaactttaataaataataaaaaaaaaggattGTCAAATATCTAATACATTCCAAGTGATGGCGATACTCAACAGAAAgacttcatttttttttcttttaactTTCTAATATTTAGGCATGTTGAAGTTGTTATACAAGGATAAAACAATCTCACAAATTAAAGATCCAGAAGGTATACCGAGTTCAATAGCAATTTCACCAGATGGTAAATTTTTAGCCAtcaatcaaaatatatcaattcTTATATATGATCTAAACtctttaatttctaatGGTTCAACTTCATCTATTTTAAAACCAATCATTATAATACCGACATCTCACAATTTGCCAATATCTTCTATTATATGGTCACCAGATAATCAATGCATTGCTAGTGGAAGTAACGATTGttctattgaaatttatcatttacaATATGGGTTACTACATAAATTAACTGGACACACTGCACCAGTGACATCtatcaaatataatgaaaaggGTAATCTTTTATTGAGCTGTAGTGTTGatgaatcaattaaaatatggGATATTTTACATGGTACTAATCTTAGGACTATTAATACCCATAACGATCCAGTAGTGACAATTGATTTCAATAATGATTCCAGCATTTTTAGCTCTGGTTCACATGATGGGCTAGTTCGTTTATATGATTCAGGCACTGGTAATTGTTTAAGAACTTTAACTTATGATAAAGATTGGAAAGAAGAAACGGGTGTGGTCCCAGTAAATAAAGTTATATTCGCACCAAATGGGAAATATTTGATGGTGAGAACTTTAGATGCTCAAAGTACCATTAATTTATGGGATTGTATTGTTGGTGAAGTAGTACGAACCTTTAGAATTGAAGATGGAACTCTACCATCACAAGATGAAAAACTACATTGTGGCGTCAAATTTCTTATAGGGCAAAGTCAAGATGGAATAAAAGGTGTATATATTGTTGCAGGGTTTGAACAGGGACAAATATACATGTGGGACACTAATGATAGACAAATTGTATTTCATAATGGTGGATCTACTCATGAAAATGGTCCTATTCTAAGTGTTGATACTTTTCAAGATATTGTGGTAACTTTGAGTTCTAATGGGATATTTTGCATATGGCAAGTCGAAGTTTAATTGTTGTAgcttccaaaaaaaaaaatattgtctATCTTTTTACGTAAATCTTATTctgtatattatattatattatatattattgttaatatctaaaattgcattatataaattcaataaagtttttccatattatttttattgaaatatatttgatgtTACTATGCCAACAAAATTCTTAACAGCGGGTTCGGAAATTTAGTAACTTTAACTTCCAATAGATATATAGCGAGATCTAGGTTATTCTATTGTACGGTATTTATTAGTTATGAAAGAATCTTAGGGGAGAAAAATCTTAGAAATGAATAGCCGCTGAACAATACATATTCTAATAGCAATTacaaattattaagaaaagtatgaaaaataaattatctacTGTGTTTGTTAGATGCGTCCATACACCAAGTTATGAACAAATCGCAAATAAATTCAGATTTCTACCAAGAGAGAAAACTACAACAATAAGTCAATTGGATAATTATAAAGTAGGAGAGCAGGTAATATTAAATGGTTGGTTATTAAATAAGACTAAACAATTGAACAAAAACTTacaattcaataaaattagaGATATTAATGGTgatgaaattcaaattgtGGATACTTTAAACTGtttgaaaaatagaaaGATGGAAGAtgtaattcaaataacaGGTAAGATTCAATTGAAACAGAAAGGTAAAATATCGGCATCATCTATAGAAAAAGAGattaaattagataaacTGCAAGTTTTAAATGCCTCTAATGAAATTCCAATTCAATTAAGTAACGTAGTGGAATATCCAAACGAATATAGATTTTTAGAACTACGTAAAAGAATTCAAAGCAGAAATTATCTTTGGAAACGATATGAAatgattaaatttattaggACTGAACtagatttgaaaaacttTATTGAGATTGAAACgccatatttatttaaaagtaCTCCCGAAGGTGCCTCTGAATTTCTTGTGCCAACAAgacaatttaataaatcaaataataaagtaaaGATGTATGCCTTACCTCAGAGTCCTCAGCAATATAAGCAATTATTGATGAGTAGTGGTATTAATAGATACTTTCAAATTGCTAAATGTTTTAGAGATGAAGATTTAAGAAAGGATAGACAACCAGAATTTACCCAAttagatattgaaaacTCTTTCATTAATGATccaaatgatataatacaattaattgatgatttgataattaaaatttggaCTCGGTTCagttataagaaaaaattgaaattattaacttgGAATGATGAGCTAAAGCAATTCGAAAATTTATTGGaatcatctttaaattcattgtataagatgaaatataattatgCAATGGAAACGTATGGTATTGATAAGCCAGATTTGAGAGCtccaaatttgaaaatcattaatttgaaaaacatTCTTCTAGATTTACCACCTAATAAGCAAAATAAGCAATTTCctgatattgaaataatcGTATTAAGAAACGcctttgataataaagaagtAGAAGAAAGTTATAACACAAGATGGTCCcaaattttggaaaatcccagtaattataattatcgTAAACCAATTGTAGTTGCTATTCAAAATGAAACGGACAAGATTAATTGGTATAAGCATTGTTCTGATATTTTTGACATTTCATCAGATGAAACAAATGCTTCACatatattgaataaaagtttgaagttaaatattggtgatattatttgttgtaGTACAAGGCAGCCTAATgggaaaatatttgaaaaccCAACTCCACTAGGAAGATTAAGGCAGCTGGTCTTAGAGAGTGATATCGGTTccaaattatattttgagaCACCTAATGATGTTTCTGAATGGGTTATAGATTTTCCTCTTTTTAATCCAGTGGAAAAGGAATCTACAGAGAAATTAGATTATCCCATTTATGAAGAGAATCAATTAACCAGCACACATCATCCATTCACTATGGcaaatattgatgatatttccgataaattattaaacgcacagaataaaattgataaaatattagaaactAGAGGTATGCATTATGATTTGGTTATTAACGGTATGGAAATAGGTGGTGGTTCGATTCGTATTCATGATAGCGAATTACAAGAGTATATCttcaaagaaatattaaaagtgAATAATTATGAGGCTAAATTTGGGCACTTATTAAAAGCTTTCCAAATGGGTACACCGCCCCATGGTGGTATTGCTTTAGGTATTGATAGATTATCTACTATTATATGTGGTGTTAAAAGTATAAGGGATGTGATTGCCTTCCCTAAAAATAGTATTGGGAGCGACTTAATGGTTGGAAGCCCGAGTGAAGTTCCAGATGATACTTTGGCAAGATATAAGCTACAATCACAAAAAGAGTGACTGAATTATCGACTTAAcatgtaaatatataattattcttttagtATTGTTACCATATCTAtgtagatatttattttatgaCAATCttagattatttattaactCACTGCCATAATTTAAATccttttaaatcattttaaactatttgaaattattgaattagaGCTTTTTgagaattatatatataaaacatTTCTAGTCATAATTTTCTAATCTGAACTAATAGTCATTATTACCAagattatataatataataactGCGAGAATGTATAAACATATGTatattatgaaaaattccTTAGAAAACAAATTCCAGATCCGAACTTTCCCGAAGAGTGAGTTCAGACCAGTTTAGGTGTAGTTTTTCACAATGCTttatagtaaaaaaaaagatgagAGGATAGGGGTTTTAATACATCTGACCAATATCTCCATGGTAAAAGTTATATTTTAGGAACCTGTTAACTAGGATATCCATTCAATCGTttataaaaacaaaatgtCTCTTAGATTCGCAGTAAGGCGACTATATTCTACCTATAATACAGGCTTACCACCTGCATTAACAATTCCTGATTTGCTAAGAAAATATCAGCAGCATGTACCGATTACCATGATTACAGCTCATGATTATATTACGGCTAAATGGGCCCAAGATgcaaatattgatattatattaattggagattctttaaatatgaCAGCTTTAGGTCAATCATCCACAACTTCACTGACAATGTCACAGATGCAACATCATTTGAAATCAGTTACAAACAGTGAAGGATCATCGTTATTTATATGTGATATGCCTCAGGGAAGTTACGAAGTTTCAATGAGAGATGCACTTGATAACGCATACAAGTTGATCAAATCGAGTCCAAAAGTTGCAAGTTTAAAGTTAGAATGTGGGCCTGTAGAGAAAGATGTACACTCACATAAAGTGGTTGAGGCACTTTGTTCCAGAGGTATTCCAATAATGGGTCACATCGGTTTAACCCCTCAGAGAGCACATGCTATGGGTGGCTTTAAAGTTCAAAGTAATACAGAAAAAGATGCATATCAGTTATTGGACACAGCTAAGAACCTTGAAAAGGTTGGGTGTTGGTccttattattagaatgtGTTCCAGAACGTATTGGTGAATGGTTATCAAATCAAGTAAGCATACCAATAATTGGTATTGGTGCTGGAAGAGCAGTTGATGGGCAAGTTTTGGTGGTATCAGACGCCCTTGGAATGCTTCCGGGTGATCCACCCAAATTTGTCCAACGCTATGCTCAAGTTGGTGATTTGGCCACTCGTGCTCTTAAGGAGTATGCAGAAGATGTAAGGACAAGAAGCTTCCCACAAGATCAAAAcgtatttaaaattaaaaaagacGTTTGGAACgcattaaaaaataatgacaCACATAACagtaattaatattattttaaacgAAATATTAAACGATCTATAAACAGTATTTATGAAGTATATATTATCTACACTGTATACGACTCTTTAtgtaatatatttacaagatacctttttatctatatttctatcaagaattttttttctcagaACTCTAATGTTTTTCCTAACTCAGGGCAATAACAATTATCACGAATTCCCTGCTGGGCGGCTAATTCTTCAAGCTTTTCTTTAGGTTCTCTAAATGGTTCCCCAGACAGAGTGAAGGTGCCCCAGTGAACCCCAAGTGTATTTTTTGCCCTTAATTCACGCGTAATCTTGATAGCTTCTTCAGGGTCAATATGTCTAGACCTTTGATGCCACTTAGGACAGTATTGGCCACAAGGTAATAATGCTAAACGTACACCGCTACCATAGCGTTGTCTAATCCTAGGTGCTAAGTCTTTTACATAGCCTGTATCACCGGCATGGTAAACTAAGGGCGAAAATCTAGGTTTATCAGATTTAGCAGTATCGTCACCTACTCTAATTAGAAAGGAGCACCACAATGATTGATTAGCATCCAGCAGAGATCTACCTGACCAATGCATAGCTGGAACACATGAGATTCTGTACTTGGTCTGGTTGAAATCTTCGTTCTTTGCATCAGTAGTTGATATTTCACAAGCTTCCCACCAATTTAATTCAACAACATTTCGACAACCTTTATTaatcatctttttttttaacccTTTTGGCACAATCCATAACGCATCTGTATTACCCCATTTATCTACACTTATCTGATCCATGTGATCTGGATGGTTGTGTGATACAACTATAACATGTGGAGTAGGTATTTCGTCAATTGAAGCAGGCATTTCAGTAATACGTTTAGGTCCAAGCCATTTACCAAACAATTTTGGTGAAAAATGAGGATCagttaaaatttttaagttTCCATGCTCTATAAAATTACAAGATTGGCCTAGCCAAGTATTTTTAACTGGTTTATTATCACGAAATGTTTCGTTATCTTCTATTCCGTCAGTGATTAGAGACTCAtcaatgattttaaaattcaatGGAGCTACCGGTTTTTTTTGTAGTAGGGATGGAGTATCGCTTATTGTCCATGCAGGTTTGTGAATGGgcattaatttatttaattcatctttattagTCGGTACACTGCCTctatttctttcaaataattcaacaattctattgaaaaaaaattcgtATATTGTTTGTATTCTATATTCGTTAAAAGGGTTTTCAAATCTGCCGaatgttttaaaatctttatatttaattaacgTCCCATTAATTGTTTGAATTTCCGGTAAAGGTTCTAGTTTATCTAGTATCAACTgtcttttattaatttcactTGACGTATTTTGTGTAACTAAAATGGCGTATGCACTATACGGTATCAGTAAACCAATTGTACCACtgattaaatatttattcacctttttcattaaattattcctcaataaataaattgatttatatCTGCCACGACCATGAATTATCTTAAGcttacatttttttttaaaaaaattataaataattacattctatataattattttagtAATGTGGGATTTCAGATCCCATCTGTCCGATAATTAAGAtgaaatatcaaattaagaaaaaattttaaaattaattgagaagctataaataaaaaattcttaaaagCTAACAAGTACCATGgctaaataattttaaaagaatattatttgctaataaaataatattgaagatatGGGTTTTGTTGTTTCTTAATTTAAATCCTAAAAATTTAACGTACGATTTTAGAaatgattaataataatattatttaataaaattaatacacatattttaaattgttttgttgtaaaatatctaaaaactctttcataatatttagaattaaaaagataGAATAGATATAGTAATAAATGAGGTTAATCTGTTGTGTAATAAGTGTgtcttttttatattacaaattgagtttaattttgaaaaaattatatacatAACGTAATTTTGGTGacgaaaaaaatttggagAGGGTGCATAACGATTATAATAGCTCATCGCTTAactattaattaaaaaaaaaataaaaaaacatattAAGAATCTTAATTGATTGCAAAGTAAGccataatatatttttaattttgataagctttgaaaaatttaagttAATATTCAAGAATAAAACTAAACATAGCTATATCGGCTCATCATAAAAGTGTGATAACAAATGTCATTCAGAAAAAGAAGTGAAGTAGTTAATACTAGAGGCCCAGGTTTACAAAATGCTAGAGGTCCCACACAAGATTCTATTCAAAATGCAAGAGGTATACCAGCAAATACAAGAGGTATGCCAGTAAATGCTAGAAGTCCAGTACCAGCTAGAGGACCTCAATTGAATACATCTCGAGGACGTAATGTTCCATCATTgaacaataataatcctTCGTTTAGAGGAAGACTATCTCAAAGAATGTCAAACATGAATATTAACGATGATTCGAACTCACACTTAAACAACCATCCAGGTATTAGACCTTCTCCTGCCACTTCACAACTAACTACATCAACTGGTTGCAATGATTTAGATAGCTTACTTGGACATATGGGATTGCCATTAGGAAACTCATTATTGATTGAAGAAATAGGTACCACAGATTTTAATTCAGTTCtatgtaaattatttgctTCTCAAGGTATTATTCATAATAGGTTAAAGAACGGTAATAGCCAGCAAGAAAGCAATACACATGTAATTGTTTTATCCTTAAATAAGATGTGGGGGAAAGAATTACCAGGTACTTACAAGGGTTCAAAGAAGGATATTAAAAAGCAAAATATTGCTAATGAGCAATCTAAAATTTCAGTTTCTAATTTGAATGAGCAATCGTCAACCCCATCAAGATataaagatttgaaaattgCTTGGAGATATGGTTTGAAAGATGAGATAGGTCAAAAAAATTCGAAGTCAACTAACCAAGACTCTACAGAATATAAAGATTATAATCATCAATTTGATATCACTTCGAGATTAATACCTACTCCAACTAGTGATGAAATTACATATATTCCTACTAATATTCCAGTCAGTTCTATATTAACTCAACTAACTAACGCCATTGATAAAAATCCAACCAAATTGAttagaataattattcCATCTCTAATGCACCCATCAATGTATTCTccaaattatttcaaattaacAGAAATAATTCCACTTCTGCATGGAATaaaatctattattaaacaaaatgaATCACGGTGTGTTTTATTAGCCAGTTGTTTCACAAATTTGTTACAATCATCGATTTCCTCTTCAaaacttttattaaatcaaattcaatcTATATTTGATTCCATTGTATTATTGGAACCATTCCAGCAAGAAATGATTCaattattggaaaaatcCTATAAGACACAaccaaataaaattcaGCATGGATTAATCCATATCTTGAAATTACCGGCATTTAGTGAAAAGGGTGAAATGTGTGTCTCAAGATCAGAATATGCTTTTAGAAACGGTAGAAAGAATTTTGAGATTGAAGAATGGGGTATTCCTGTTGAAGAtgttgaagaagatgaaaataagGATAATAACGTAGATTCCTCGGCTTCTAATATTGGTAACCCAAACAATAAACCAAAAAAGAGTACGAAAGttgatttagaattttgAAGTCATGTagtctaattttttttaccttaTAATTCAGTGGCATTAAAGAACTATAGAACACAAGTATTGTTAATATATCTatccatatatatatatatatatatgtatgcATATATGTATGTACATGTATGTAGCATATTACAATCTAGTGCtatgtattattagtatagATAAGAGTGTGTAGTAGAATATGTGCATttatgaaatattatttattaatgtatttttttataagtacagaatttgaaagaatataaaCTATTCggattttttaaatatccAAGAAAACCATCCTTTGGCAGTCTCCTTTTTTTATGTTCATCTATCAATTCATTCAATTccttttctaaatattcaactttttcttttaattcacTTTCTTTTGAAGTATATTCATATTTCCACCACATACtatgtaaatataaatatgtaGCTGATGCAATCAATAGGAAAATCCAACCTGGTcgaataaattttttcaatggaCTATTATCTGTCATAATTTGCTTTTCCTCCTTTTGTAAGTTTTTCAA
The window above is part of the Henningerozyma blattae CBS 6284 chromosome 2, complete genome genome. Proteins encoded here:
- the SYH1 gene encoding Syh1p (similar to Saccharomyces cerevisiae SMY2 (YBR172C) and YPL105C; ancestral locus Anc_8.587); translated protein: MTFQSNFNDQFNSMNFQFQNLNTTNQSAANTRNIKLDNNATTNNTNTTAATTATSQISTPLNKQGQINITMPLSRTTSLLDSFGIPRTSSPFMSHTNLTSSNQNISNSLLASQNTTSTNTPTIPTSSLNWNGIDPLNNNTTNNTTNAIHQRKPNDIHPALSSPSLSALTTSSNSTVGITSQQQFNPMLIHPQTPLSTVPALPPLNLHPMVESQWKYFDTSSTLHGPFTTNTMGSWYVQGYFQPALQITRLNTSPEPFNINDQFITLAELISKVNDFQNPFLRFDNLVSLFIAQQQQSLQGTPAANPIPQQFQFPEIKTLDNSTNNKNALIPKQDVNEEKLPDGVVANIHSKDYIYEELLNLKFDDGGYYKQTTVRIPVSRLNKELLPDSFIFPKPKSPVSPTSPAPVQTMHKETKSSTPLNKEVSPITKKLENSTVKKETPIPLSEPEINPDALIGSFSKEEQKLELERKRQEKADEIARKLLEEQTIHEQELKKKEEAKKLKKLQKQKEKEKKEFEKKQKIVKQQEKEKEEQDKKKLQNEMKLKREKEKELQQEKKKQQQLAIDAERERKTMEFTEASIAEAPWANKANSRDDVVVPNIAEMIKSVKQDEAKKIKMKNTKDLNFALKAQSEILTFNNDSLQQQSTPALTWATKPTPQPINVDIKSKLNSPKASPTTTSSINNSPTLNNKKKESAQATSRVAGNKDTLATTKLDEWDDESFIEEQKKLWAAAQRNKKPSTKALPTLGSNTVSATNGSSAWTTVTKASKVSSTTTKSNSTTTSSILNPDKLRAIGGNNTNKGKQIGSSTVNPNIKVKYPSTITTSGSLSNSSSSSNAYPGNASISTRQDFLKWCKTQMKLNPNVKSTSVLEVLFSLPAGPESKEIIADTIYSNSSVMDGRRFATEFIKRRVECEKQIEDPLSWLEVLQLPEGNVDDWEFQVVNKKKGRRH
- the MSD1 gene encoding aspartate--tRNA ligase MSD1 (similar to Saccharomyces cerevisiae MSD1 (YPL104W); ancestral locus Anc_8.584), coding for MKNKLSTVFVRCVHTPSYEQIANKFRFLPREKTTTISQLDNYKVGEQVILNGWLLNKTKQLNKNLQFNKIRDINGDEIQIVDTLNCLKNRKMEDVIQITGKIQLKQKGKISASSIEKEIKLDKLQVLNASNEIPIQLSNVVEYPNEYRFLELRKRIQSRNYLWKRYEMIKFIRTELDLKNFIEIETPYLFKSTPEGASEFLVPTRQFNKSNNKVKMYALPQSPQQYKQLLMSSGINRYFQIAKCFRDEDLRKDRQPEFTQLDIENSFINDPNDIIQLIDDLIIKIWTRFSYKKKLKLLTWNDELKQFENLLESSLNSLYKMKYNYAMETYGIDKPDLRAPNLKIINLKNILLDLPPNKQNKQFPDIEIIVLRNAFDNKEVEESYNTRWSQILENPSNYNYRKPIVVAIQNETDKINWYKHCSDIFDISSDETNASHILNKSLKLNIGDIICCSTRQPNGKIFENPTPLGRLRQLVLESDIGSKLYFETPNDVSEWVIDFPLFNPVEKESTEKLDYPIYEENQLTSTHHPFTMANIDDISDKLLNAQNKIDKILETRGMHYDLVINGMEIGGGSIRIHDSELQEYIFKEILKVNNYEAKFGHLLKAFQMGTPPHGGIALGIDRLSTIICGVKSIRDVIAFPKNSIGSDLMVGSPSEVPDDTLARYKLQSQKE
- the UMP1 gene encoding Ump1p (similar to Saccharomyces cerevisiae UMP1 (YBR173C); ancestral locus Anc_8.586), with amino-acid sequence MSLNMNIVPQNNNLSSINSTSTTESNKQTTKEQTAAKLFSLPDRLRDNQGGAVPLTTQLNDRHPLEARLNNWEDTQFNRQMNQYRQIFGISEPMKKIMDLKLVENTHFNPLNNNAQNIHKDILLNKDCSIDWEDIYTDGFNGSDISMLGGSDMHSKIEHNVGI
- the SWD3 gene encoding Swd3p (similar to Saccharomyces cerevisiae SWD3 (YBR175W); ancestral locus Anc_8.585) → MLKLLYKDKTISQIKDPEGIPSSIAISPDGKFLAINQNISILIYDLNSLISNGSTSSILKPIIIIPTSHNLPISSIIWSPDNQCIASGSNDCSIEIYHLQYGLLHKLTGHTAPVTSIKYNEKGNLLLSCSVDESIKIWDILHGTNLRTINTHNDPVVTIDFNNDSSIFSSGSHDGLVRLYDSGTGNCLRTLTYDKDWKEETGVVPVNKVIFAPNGKYLMVRTLDAQSTINLWDCIVGEVVRTFRIEDGTLPSQDEKLHCGVKFLIGQSQDGIKGVYIVAGFEQGQIYMWDTNDRQIVFHNGGSTHENGPILSVDTFQDIVVTLSSNGIFCIWQVEV